A single Nicotiana tabacum cultivar K326 chromosome 5, ASM71507v2, whole genome shotgun sequence DNA region contains:
- the LOC107809733 gene encoding uncharacterized protein LOC107809733 encodes MGDCPPYYKSVSENVGGFCESSKETPVCAFGYIEGLSINDLCCHFTDYLNIQGGEDSNNKCNSETVKEDVTKDSYGSDSGKVASVKYSIKCATFPCSGMSVPPAEIGGEERKENVTAEVMTHGADAKSPDLSYSRSVSLPTPLKLVSAIKGGREKQGSLPRKLTVTWAPDVYDPVPTAVSHVPNKGQCHKSGKKKNGKNKQKNNGKSSRGSKGKDKKQARKHGGNSQISYHPLDDGNITDSSGEVQSSVVDFDIGRPDPFCGSSFLRKSITKLHFPVAEAS; translated from the exons ATGGGCGATTGTCCTCCTTACTACAAGTCAGTGTCTGAAAATGTTGGCGGCTTTTGCGAGTCATCAAAGGAGACGCCAGTTTGTGCTTTTGGATATATAGAAGGTCTTTCCATAAATGATCTTTGCTGCCATTTCACTGATTATCTCAATATTCAGGGTGGTGAAGACTCAAACAATAAGTGCAATTCTGAGACAGTGAAGGAAGATGTAACTAAAGATTCCTATGGAAGTGACTCTGGTAAAGTTGCTTCTGTGAAATACTCGATCAAATGTGCAACATTTCCATGCTCTGGTATGAGCGTACCTCCTGCAGAAATTGGTGGGGAGGAGCGAAAGGAAAACGTGACTGCTGAAGTAATGACACATGGTGCTGATGCTAAATCTCCTGATTTGTCTTACTCACGTTCCGTATCCCTGCCA ACTCCTTTGAAGCTTGTATCTGCCATAAAGGGTGGCCGTGAGAAACAAGGCAGTCTACCAAGGAAGCTGACTGTAACATGGGCTCCGGATGTGTATGACCCTGTCCCAACAGCAGTGTCACATGTACCAAACAAAGGACAATGCCACAAGAGTGGgaaaaagaagaatgggaagAATAAGCAGAAAAACAATGGCAAATCTTCACGTGGGAGCAAGGGTAAAGACAAGAAGCAAGCTCGGAAACATGGAGGGAATTCTCAGATAAGTTACCATCCTCTAGATGATGGCAACATCACAGATTCGTCTGGCGAGGTACAATCTAGCGTTGTGGATTTTGATATTGGCAGGCCAGATCCATTTTGTGGGAGTAGTTTTCTTAGGAAATCCATCACGAAATTGCACTTCCCAGTTGCGGAGGCCAGCTGA
- the LOC107809732 gene encoding short-chain dehydrogenase TIC 32 B, chloroplastic, whose protein sequence is MLRLVTGLAGPSGFGSASTAEQVTDGIDASPLTAIVTGGASGIGLETARVLALRKAHIIIAARNMEAANEAKQSILKENKSARIEILKLDLSSMKSIKAFADNFLALNLPLNILINNAGIMFCPFQLSEDGIEMQFATNHLGHFYLTNLLLDKMKETTKATGIEGRIVNLSSVAHICPYWEGIQFHNVNDKNSYQDKLAYGQSKLANILHANELSRRLQEEGVNITVNSVHPGLIMTNLMRHSALLMRILRVFTCFLWKNVPQGAATTCYVALHPSLKGVTGKYFVDCNEFKPSKLAQDEVLARNLWDFSNNLVNASQKIDKQNTVLGNATSY, encoded by the exons ATGTTGAGGCTGGTAACAGGACTAGCAGGGCCAAGTGGATTTGGATCAGCTTCCACCGCTGAGCAGGTTACCGACGGCATCGATGCTAGTCCTCTCACTGCCATTGTTACAG GAGGTGCAAGTGGCATTGGTCTGGAGACTGCAAGAGTTTTAGCACTGAGGAAAGCTCATATCATTATTGCAGCAAGAAATATGGAGGCTGCAAATGAAGCAAAGCAAAGCATTTTGAAGGAAAATAAATCTGCTCGCATTGAAATTCTGAAACTCGACCTCAGCTCAATGAAATCGATCAAGGCATTTGCAGATAATTTCCTCGCACTTAACCTTCCTCTCAACATCTTAAT AAATAATGCAGGTATCATGTTCTGTCCATTTCAGCTTTCTGAGGATGGAATAGAGATGCAATTTGCCACAAATCATCTTG GTCATTTCTATTTGACTAATCTTCTTCTAGACAAAATGAAGGAAACAACAAAAGCAACTGGTATTGAGGGTAGGATTGTGAACTTGTCATCAGTAGCTCACATTTGTCCTTACTGGGAAGGAATACAATTTCACAATGTCAATGACAAAAACAG TTATCAAGACAAACTGGCGTATGGACAATCAAAATTAGCCAACATATTACATGCCAATGAGCTATCCCGCCGCTTGCAG GAAGAGGGAGTAAATATTACTGTTAATTCAGTTCATCccggtttgataatgacaaaTCTGATGAGACATTCAGCACTTCTTATGA GAATCTTAAGGGTATTCACTTGTTTCCTGTGGAAGAATGTCCCTCAG GGGGCAGCTACAACTTGTTATGTCGCCCTCCATCCAAGTTTGAAGGGAGTGACTGGAAAGTACTTTGTTGATTGCAATGAGTTCAAGCCAAGCAAGCTTGCACAAGATGAAGTCTTAGCTCGGAATCTTTGGGATTTCAGCAACAATCTGGTCAATGCATCTCAAAAGATTGACAAACAGAACACAGTCCTTGGAAATGCTACAAGTTATTAG